The following proteins are encoded in a genomic region of Brachypodium distachyon strain Bd21 chromosome 1, Brachypodium_distachyon_v3.0, whole genome shotgun sequence:
- the LOC100839147 gene encoding uncharacterized protein LOC100839147 — MEREPEMEVTLREFAEADTEALFSWASDPRVVRFQRREAYSRVDEARRYILDHVLPHPWYRAICVGSVVVGSISIKPGPAEEGGSRRRSPSSTRASLGYRLAHGYWGRGIATRAVRMAAEAAFAEWPWLARLEAVADGENPASQRVLEKAGFVREGVLRRYLVLKGRPRDMVMFSSVDTDRRNKPVEAHGL, encoded by the coding sequence ATGGAGCGCGAGCCGGAGATGGAGGTTACCCTCCGCGAGTTCGCCGAGGCCGACACGGAGGCGCTCTTCTCCTGGGCGTCCGACCCGCGCGTCGTCCGCTTCCAGCGCCGCGAAGCCTACTCGCGCGTCGACGAGGCCCGCCGCTACATCCTCGACCACGTCCTGCCGCACCCGTGGTACCGCGCCATCTGCGTCGGCTCCGTGGTGGTGGGCTCCATATCCATCAAGCCTGGCCCCGCCGAGGAAGGCGGCAGCCGGCGACGCTCGCCGTCGTCAACAAGGGCGTCCCTGGGCTACCGCTTGGCGCACGGGTACTGGGGCCGCGGCATCGCGACGCGCGCGGtgaggatggcggcggaggcggcgttcGCGGAGTGGCCGTGGCTGGCGCGGCTGGAGGCCGTGGCCGACGGCGAGAACCCGGCGTCGCAGCGGGTGCTGGAGAAGGCTGGGTTCGTCCGGGAGGGCGTGCTGCGGCGCTACCTCGTGCTTAAGGGGAGGCCCAGGGACATGGTCATGTTCAGCTCCGTCGACACGGATCGGCGGAACAAGCCCGTGGAGGCCCATGGGCTCTAG
- the LOC100821880 gene encoding protein CDC73 homolog: MDPLSVLRDYAARDELDKIIFSGDDILFGSDYSFPANVPTAFTSKQSGRPYPLSAAVFLAQHNDLKHTDFLQAARLRRIPPVSLPDRKTFLDFLQYGDNSLPSEPLLPSSLPPFSQDAQPPPPEESIADEASTAHIRSLERPLKDRNAILDARGRDFLAIYHSVLRREEERVRNKDSAPPSGRHEPSVTAVALANPKVEKVVGDGFVPIILVPSASQTLITIYNVREFLEDFVFVPSEERMRAMKGSPKPECVTVQKKHRGERMGAAGGPVSFEVRDKPASLKPDDWARVVAVFVLGKEWQFKDWPFKDHVDIFNKVIGFYIRFEDDSVEAAKVVKQWNVKIISISKNKRHQDRPAALEVWERLEEFVRARS; this comes from the exons ATGGATCCCCTCTCCGTGCTCCGGGACTACGCCGCCCGCGACGAGTTGGACAAGatcatcttctccggcgacgacaTCCTCTTTGGCTCGGACTACTCCTTCCCCGCCAACGTGCCCACCGCCTTCACCTCCAAGCAGTCCGGCCGCCCCTAccccctctccgccgccgtcttcctcgcgCAGCACAACGACCTCAAGCACACCGACTTCCTCCAGGCCGCCCGCCTCCGTCGCATCCCGCCCGTCTCCCTCCCTGACCGCAAGACCTTCCTCGACTTCCTTCAGTACGGCGACAACTCCCTCCCTTCCGAACCCCTCCTCCCATCGTCCCTCCCACCCTTCTCTCAGGAtgcccagccgccgccgcccgaggaATCCATCGCCGACGAGGCCTCCACCGCCCACATCCGCTCCCTTGAGCGGCCTCTCAAGGACCGCAACGCCATCCTCGACGCCCGCGGCCGCGACTTCCTCGCCATTTACCACAGCGTGCTGCGccgcgaggaggagcgcgtgCGCAACAAGGACAGCGCACCCCCCTCGGGCCGGCACGAGCCCTCCGTGACCGCGGTCGCCCTCGCGAATCCCAAGGTTGAGAAGGTTGTCGGCGACGGCTTCGTGCCCATTATACTGGTGCCTAGCGCGTCGCAGACGCTGATTACGATCTACAATGTGAGGGAGTTCCTAGAGGACTTCGTGTTCGTGCCGAGCGAGGAGAGGATGCGGGCGATGAAGGGGAGCCCGAAGCCTGAGTGTGTCACGGTGCAGAAGAAGCATCGCGGGGAGAGGATGGGCGCAGCTGGGGGTCCAGTGTCGTTCGAGGTAAGGGACAAGCCGGCTTCACTCAAGCCGGACGATTGGGCACGAGTGGTGGCCGTGTTTGTGCTCGGAAAGGAGTGGCAGTTCAAGGACTGGCCCTTCAAGGATCATGTAGACATCTTTAACAAGG TTATTGGTTTCTATATACGTTTTGAAGATGATAGTGTGGAGGCAGCAAAAGTGGTCAAACAATGGAATGTGAAAATCATATCT ATaagcaaaaataaaaggcaTCAAGACAGACCAGCTGCTCTTGAGGTATGGGAGCGACTAGAGGAGTTTGTGCGGGCACGTTCATAA